The genomic region TTAAGCCCAGTCAGAGAGCAGCCCAGGCCAGAGGCTTTAGTCAGTTTGGTTTAGTCCCCCTCTATATACTTCTCATAGTGGTAGGAAGAACAAGCCTGAAGATTGATATCTGGTTTGCCTTACATGCTCTGTTTATCATACTGCCTGGACTGAGCTTCTTTGGCCTGGCTCTTTTTAGAAGTTTTAAGAAGAGACATCCCTTTTTTCTTCCCTTTATGAATGGAGTCTTCCTGTTGATCGCGTATGTCTGTTTTATTATCTATAAGGTGGCAAGCTAATGAATTGGGTAGAAATAAACCAAGTACTGGAAGAACTGGATCTGGAAGGTTCTTTTTTACAGAAAGTAAAGCAACCAGACTTATCTCATCTTGTATTGGAAGTGTACAAACCGGGAAAGGCTCAAAAGCTTTTGATAGCCTTTACTCCTGGTCAAATCCGGTTTCATAGAACCAGTGGCAATTATCCTTCTCAAATAAAAAATCAGAGATTCCTTCAATTCCTTCGATCCCGTGTAGGTGGTGGACGTATTGTTAAAGCGTCACAATGGTTCACAGACCGAATTATCTGTCTGGTAATTACCAAAGGAGAATGGCAGACCACACTCTATATTCGTTTATGGGCCAATGCGGCTAATGTCATAGCCGTTGATGAGAATAATAGGATCCTGGACAGTTATTATAGACGTCCTGGAAAAGGGGAAAACTCAGGGGAAATTTTTACCCTCCCCCCGCCTAAGGATCCCGGCAAGAAAAGCTTTACCCTAAAGGACCTACCCGGAGAGGGAGACTATAATGACAAGCTGGATCAATTCTATCAGCAGAAGAATGAAGAACTTACCCAGAACAAACTAATAGACCAGGCCCGCAAGGCGTTAAAAACAAGAATCATGGTTCTGGAGAACCGTATTCAAAAGAATAGTGAACGTTTAAGGGATTATCAAAATCACGAAATGTATAAAACCTATGGGGATATCATCATGGCTAACCTCTATAAGCTCAAAGCAGGGGATCCCTTTTTGGTGGCTCCCAGCTATGAAGACCCGGAAGTCAATATAACGATTCACCTTGATCCCAGCCGAAGTCCTCAGGAGAATGGAGAGAATTACTATAAAAAATACCGCAAAGGTCGGCAAGGTTTGCTGCTTCTACAGGAAGAACTAGACAATTGCCACAATCAGATTCATCACTATGAAGAGGTTCTTAATCATCTGGAAAAACAGGAGGACCTGTCAGGATTACTCAAAGAACTGTCCTCCTTCCAAAGAAAAACACATAAAGAAGACAACCAAACACCCGGACTAAGTTTCTCATCCCATGGCTATCATATACTTGTAGGTCGTACAGCGAAAGAAAATGACCAGCTTCTAAGAAAATGGGTAAAGGGTAATGATCTATGGATGCATACCAGAGATTACCCTGGGGGATATGTTTTTATCAAAAATCAGAAAGGGAAAACTATTCCTCTCGAAGTACTTTTAGACGGAGGGAACCTGGCTCTCCTATATTCAAAAGCAAAAGCCTCAGGCCAGGCAGATCTCTATTATACTCAGGTAAAATACTTAAGAAGAGCTAAAAATGCCAAATTAGGAACGGTTCTTCCTACACAGGAAAAAAACCTTCATATCAAGAAAGATCAAAGCCGATTAGATAGGTTGAATCAAGGCACCAAATAGACCATACTAGGCCCATGTACAAGCCAGGTTCTGATAGACATCCCCTTGTGGATGGTCTTTTTTATCCTTCCCAAGAAGAAGAGCTAAAACAAGCATTATCCCTTGACCCTGCCCTAGAGCAGAGTTCGGCCATTATAGTTCCCCATGGAGGCTATACTCATGTTTTAAAGCATCTGCAAGAGGCCTTCAGCCACGTTGTAGACCAGAAACCGGAACTGATCATTCTTATAGGCCCCACCCATAGAGAACCGGAAGATCACATCTTCTATCCTGATTATGTTAATTTTGAATCGCCCCTGGGTTTAGTACCTGTGGCCTCAGAATTAACCAGTCAACTTAAGAAGCCATTCACAAGGGACAAGATGAATCATATGGAAGAATTCTCCCTGGAAATACTCTTGCCATTTGTTAGGGAGTATTTTCCTGATAAGCCCGTTCTTCCTTTATTGATGGGTAAGGACTCAATGAAGCTGGTGAAAGAAGGAAAGAAGCAACTTCAACAAAAGCTACCAGAAAAGACTCTATATATTATATCGTCAAACCTAAGCCCTCATGATAGACAAACAGAGGAATGGGCTCTTAATAATAGTGCATGGATTACCAAGGGTGATTATCAATCACTTATGGAGATAAGCAGGAAAAGCAAAAAGCAACCCTGTGGTCTTGGGCCCCTTCTCTTTGTCAAAGAGCTTCTGCCCAGTGGCCACTGGAAGACATGCACTAATATGACATGTTCAACAGGTGACAGTAAACGGGGACTGGAAGTCTGGTATCAATCCTTTTGGTTTGATTATACCTAAGTTATGGTTACCTTTTAGGTAGCCGACTGTTCTTAATAATGGGAGTTAGATGATGAGATTACCAACAAATGTTGATGCATCCGGTTTTGCGGCTAGAAGCTTAACCCAAGTAACAAAAGAACCCTTCACCCTTATAACAGATAAGGGAGCCAGTAAAATCAAACCAACAAAATTAGTAGAAGAGAACGGCAAGATACTGGTTGAGTTTGCTGACTTGGAATTAACAGAATGGGAAGAACCCCGGAATATAGGGGATAAGCTTCAGTTCTATTGTTCTCTACAAATGGTCAAAAGCAAGTCACACCATTTGAATGATATATGGAATCAGGGAATGTATTATCCTACAACAACAGGGATACTACTTCCTTCCCCCGCTTATAGTGAGGTGATTACCAATACTGAAGAATTTGATTTTAAACACAAGGCTCCTTACAATCATCCTGATCTGGAGAAGGAAAACAACCTTAGTTTTTCCTTAGGTATCCTTGCTTACGAACTGCTTAGTGGAGAGTCCCCCTACCCAGGTAAAGATTTGGAAGATCTGAGAGCACGAATGAGGGAATCCAAATTAGTACCCCTATCCTACCTGGTTCCAGGAGTTGACCCACAACTAGCCCAATTTGTGGATAGGAGTTTGTCAGGCCCTGTAAGACCAACTGTTTTGGAATGGCAAGAACTACTAGATAGTTTGAAGGGTAAAGAACTGGTTACTCCCCTTGAAGAGGAAAAAGCTCATGTTCTCAGAACTAAGGGAGAGCAACGTAAAATTCAACGGGAAAAGCGTTGGAGTAGGAAATTATTCTTTCGCAAGTATAAACTACCAATGGTAATAATATCCATTGTTGTTCTTATTCTAGGGAGTATCACAGGAACTATCATTAAGTCAGCCCTGGAACCTCCCCAGACAGCAGGGATGACTCCTAAGGCTGTTGTCATTGCTCATTATAAAGCCATTAATGCCCTTGATCCCACTTTGTATGATGACACCATGGCAAAGGGAGTCAAAAGTCAGTTATCAACAATGCTTCAATATTTGTTTGTCAGCAGTAAAGCTCAGATGGCGGCAGCTGGTAAGGATGATTTTTATGATGCCCAGACCTGGGTAACCCAAGGCAGACCTGTTCTACCAGACGGAAATGTTTTATTCGGTGTTGCTAATCTGAAGATCAAAGAAATAGAACCAAATACCTTTGAAGCTACTTATGAAATATGGGGTCCTGGTGGAGGAGACTTTGATGA from Spirochaeta cellobiosiphila DSM 17781 harbors:
- the amrB gene encoding AmmeMemoRadiSam system protein B produces the protein MYKPGSDRHPLVDGLFYPSQEEELKQALSLDPALEQSSAIIVPHGGYTHVLKHLQEAFSHVVDQKPELIILIGPTHREPEDHIFYPDYVNFESPLGLVPVASELTSQLKKPFTRDKMNHMEEFSLEILLPFVREYFPDKPVLPLLMGKDSMKLVKEGKKQLQQKLPEKTLYIISSNLSPHDRQTEEWALNNSAWITKGDYQSLMEISRKSKKQPCGLGPLLFVKELLPSGHWKTCTNMTCSTGDSKRGLEVWYQSFWFDYT
- a CDS encoding NFACT RNA binding domain-containing protein, producing MNWVEINQVLEELDLEGSFLQKVKQPDLSHLVLEVYKPGKAQKLLIAFTPGQIRFHRTSGNYPSQIKNQRFLQFLRSRVGGGRIVKASQWFTDRIICLVITKGEWQTTLYIRLWANAANVIAVDENNRILDSYYRRPGKGENSGEIFTLPPPKDPGKKSFTLKDLPGEGDYNDKLDQFYQQKNEELTQNKLIDQARKALKTRIMVLENRIQKNSERLRDYQNHEMYKTYGDIIMANLYKLKAGDPFLVAPSYEDPEVNITIHLDPSRSPQENGENYYKKYRKGRQGLLLLQEELDNCHNQIHHYEEVLNHLEKQEDLSGLLKELSSFQRKTHKEDNQTPGLSFSSHGYHILVGRTAKENDQLLRKWVKGNDLWMHTRDYPGGYVFIKNQKGKTIPLEVLLDGGNLALLYSKAKASGQADLYYTQVKYLRRAKNAKLGTVLPTQEKNLHIKKDQSRLDRLNQGTK